Genomic window (Bacillota bacterium):
GCCCTACTACAGCTGGAGCGTCAGCGACCGCGCCTACCTGCAAGGGGTATGGGGCGCCGCGCCGGCCGACATCCTCACGCCGGCCTCCACCGCCGCTCTGATCGACCTGGCGGCGGTGGGAAGGTGAGCTACTGGCTCTACAGGGGGCAATCCCAGGTTCAGGTCGGGAACGGGCTTCCCCTGGCCAATGGGCTCTTTCTGGACGAACTTCGGCTCACCGAAGGGCCCGGGGTTTACCGGTTGGTCGTTAACGCCGATGCCGGAGGCACTACGCTGTCGCGGGTCGTTTACGTCATCGCCCGCGGCGGGGCCTTCGCTGAGCGGCGAGTGACGGGCGCCGCCTCCCCGCAGGCGCGCATCGCCTGGACGGACGATCCCCGCCTGACCCTCACCGGCCCTTACGCCGGGAGCAAGGTCTATGTCCGGAAGCTGACCGAGCCGACTGAGGCCCTCGCTGTGTATGATCTATCACTGCCGGGCGCGGCGGCCACTACGACGCTCGGGCTGAACCTCGCCGCCGGGGATGGGGTCTACCGTCTCACCTATGACCCGGTGCCGGGCTCGACCGCCACCCGCTCGGACACCACGGTCGTCCTCGACCAGCCGTCAGATCCCTGGACCCCGGTCACCGTGCCGGCCGGCCAGTCGCTTCCGGTGACGGCCGGGGCCGCCTACTCGACGACGCGTCAGCTCACCCTGACCGGCACGTCCGCCAATGAGAAGGTCGGGCTGTTTGTCTACAACGCTGCGGGAACCAGGCTCCAATATGTGACTGCCTCGCGCTCGGCCGACGGCTCGTTCTCGGGCGGCGTTTACCTCAATGGCGCCAATGACGACACCTATCTCATCAGCATCGCCGACGGTCCGGCCGGGGCTCAGACGCTGACGGTCCGCTGGTCGGTGGTGGTCAAGGTGGGATCCGGCGGGGCGGGGGTGGGAGCGGGGGCGACGACCAGCGGGACCAGCGCGGCGACACTTCTGCAGGGCGCCGACCAGGCCGCCGCGGCCGAGGATGACTTCTGGGCGGGCCGGTGCCGTCTGGATGCCCTCACCGTGGCCTCCGCCCAGGGCGACAAAGAGGTCCTCGACGCGGCCGCGGGCGCCGTCCTGTCGACCATCTCCGCCACCCGCAACTACCTCCTCGCCGACGCGGCCGGACAGACCCTGAAACCCGTGGCCGGGTCGGCCGCCGACATCCTCGTCGGCCAGGCCTTCGCGCAGGCCTCCCGGCGGCGCGAGGCGCTGAAGGAGTTCCAGAGGATCACGGCTGTCGAGCCGGCCAATGCGGCCGCCGCGGCGGGCTTAGGCCTTGTCTCCGACCCCGGCTACACCTGGACCGATGGCGGCGACCGGCCCGCGGTCCGCGTCGCCGGGCTCACCGACATCAACACGTGGGCCAAGGCCTTGATCGAGCGGATGAACTTCAAGGGCGTGATCAAGGGCTTCGCCGATCGCACCTTCCGCCCGGATCTCCAGATCCGCCGGGACGAGGCGGTGACCATGGTCGACCGCGTCCTCGGTCTCGAAGCCGAGGCCAAGAGCCGGGCGAACGATCAGCTCCCCTACAGTGACGCTTCGTCCATTGCCGCCTGGGCCCGCGGCTATCTCGTCTACGCCCTGCGGAACGGGATCATCACCGGCTACAACGACAACACCGTCCGGCCCAACGACCCGGTCAGACGGAGTGAGATGGCCGCCTTGGCCGGTCGGGTCGACGACCGCACCCGTACGGCCATCGACGACATGGAGTTGGAGGGGCTCCTGACCCGGGTCGACCCCGGGGATCCTGGGGTGCTCCACCTGCGGCTGGACGCGCCGGTCGAGGGCGCGGCGGGCTCATCGCCGGCCTCGGCGGACACGGTCCTCACCATGGCCCTCAACCCGTCCATTTACGGCCACTCGCGGAGCCTGGGGCTGCTGGAACTGAAGCCGGGCTCGCGTGTCCGGGTGATCACCGGGGACGCCGGCACGGTTGGGTACATCGAGGTCCTGGGTCCCTGAGGCCCTCACCCACTTGCACTCCTCAGAAGGCCACTGCATATGGTGGGCTAGGCGGCCTGGAAAGGCCAGCTAACTGAGGAGGGATCAGGAAGTGCCGAAACGATTGTTCTTCAGTCTGTTTGTCACGGATGGCTTCGAGAATCTTCCGACCGACCCGACCGGGACTGCCCCACGAAGGCGCGAGTACGTCTGGGGGTTTAAGGGTGGCCTGTTCAAGACCCAGGACATCGACTCGTGGGGTTGGCCCCTCGGCCCCGAGGTGATCGTGAATCCGGCCTTTGACCCGGCCGATCAGGCAAATCTGTCGAGGCTTCGAGGGACGGCCGTGACCCCGTCGCCGCGAATAGACATGGATGTGGATGACGAGCTCTAGATCATCCTCACGAACCTGGGGATGCTCCAATCTCAGATGCCGATCTTCGACGTGCATACGGTCCACGTCCATGGTGGTCACGTCCTGACCCAGGTCGACGGCGTTCCGGAGACGTCCTGGGGCGTGCCGGTCACCCTCCCCGGCACACCGGCGATCAGCGTGACCTACCTCTTCAAACCAGACCACCCCGGAACCTTCTTCTACCACTGCCATCAGGAAGCGTCCGAGCACGTGCAGATGGGAATGTACGGAGCGCTGAACGTCTATCCATCAGTCGAAAGCCTCGCGGCGGTCGGGATTTATCAGAGCTCAAAAACCGGCAGATGGTACCACAACCTCGTCTTCCAGCCCCAAATCCCGGTGACGGCGACCAACCGGAATTTCGCCTACGATGACATCAATACGTTCTTCAACAGCGATTGGGTCGTGCTTCTGTCGGACGTCGACTCGCGCTGGCACGACGCAGTGCTGACCGACGCGCCCTTCAACCCGGTCGACTACAAACCCGATTACTGGGGCGGGCCTTCCCCGATACCATGCTGCCGACGGTGTTGCCGGCTTCGCTGGTGCCGGATTTCGGGTACTCGATTCCCGCCGGCTATGACGCTTTCGTCAAGGTCAGCACCGGGAATTCGAGGATCGGCAAACCGCCTGACAAGTTCCTTCTCCGCCTCTC
Coding sequences:
- a CDS encoding S-layer homology domain-containing protein, whose protein sequence is MSYWLYRGQSQVQVGNGLPLANGLFLDELRLTEGPGVYRLVVNADAGGTTLSRVVYVIARGGAFAERRVTGAASPQARIAWTDDPRLTLTGPYAGSKVYVRKLTEPTEALAVYDLSLPGAAATTTLGLNLAAGDGVYRLTYDPVPGSTATRSDTTVVLDQPSDPWTPVTVPAGQSLPVTAGAAYSTTRQLTLTGTSANEKVGLFVYNAAGTRLQYVTASRSADGSFSGGVYLNGANDDTYLISIADGPAGAQTLTVRWSVVVKVGSGGAGVGAGATTSGTSAATLLQGADQAAAAEDDFWAGRCRLDALTVASAQGDKEVLDAAAGAVLSTISATRNYLLADAAGQTLKPVAGSAADILVGQAFAQASRRREALKEFQRITAVEPANAAAAAGLGLVSDPGYTWTDGGDRPAVRVAGLTDINTWAKALIERMNFKGVIKGFADRTFRPDLQIRRDEAVTMVDRVLGLEAEAKSRANDQLPYSDASSIAAWARGYLVYALRNGIITGYNDNTVRPNDPVRRSEMAALAGRVDDRTRTAIDDMELEGLLTRVDPGDPGVLHLRLDAPVEGAAGSSPASADTVLTMALNPSIYGHSRSLGLLELKPGSRVRVITGDAGTVGYIEVLGP
- a CDS encoding multicopper oxidase domain-containing protein encodes the protein MPIFDVHTVHVHGGHVLTQVDGVPETSWGVPVTLPGTPAISVTYLFKPDHPGTFFYHCHQEASEHVQMGMYGALNVYPSVESLAAVGIYQSSKTGRWYHNLVFQPQIPVTATNRNFAYDDINTFFNSDWVVLLSDVDSRWHDAVLTDAPFNPVDYKPDYWGGPSPIPCCRRCCRLRWCRISGTRFPPAMTLSSRSAPGIRGSANRLTSSFSASPTWVISPYPSMSTDGTP